A genome region from Alteripontixanthobacter maritimus includes the following:
- a CDS encoding Do family serine endopeptidase — MRYVYGLTSALLMGGAAISLSTGYPAGAQVAQNDDRRMAQVVPRAGAPESFADLTEQLQPAVVNISTRQRVEVQANPFAGSPLAELFNRRRGQQGQQRGEPQIREGQSLGSGFFISADGYVVTNNHVVSPARNGTVTEITVTLPDGTEYEAELVGSDSQSDLAVLKVTGNGAFPFVTFGDSAQARVGDWVIAIGNPFGLGGTVTSGIVSSVLRNTGDGAYQRYIQTDASINRGNSGGPLFDMQGNVIGINNAIFSPSGGSVGIGFAIPSEVAAPIVSKLRAGEEISRGYLGIEFAQINDDLADSLGLEEKGGAFIQNVIDDGPASRAGLREGDVIVAVGGEPVTNDEPLGYLVANIAPGQTAPMTIIRNGDRRRINVTIGKRPSEEEMRQSQMFGQDDEDNAMPQPEADDAVQESLGLNLVPLTPQIARQLGVDTDMQGLAIASVNPNSDAARKGLQRRDIILSANYRDVATVTDLESVVAAAKKDGREAVLLRIRRTNGQRVYVPVRLR; from the coding sequence GTGCGTTATGTATATGGACTGACATCGGCATTGCTGATGGGCGGCGCCGCAATTTCCCTCAGCACCGGATATCCCGCAGGCGCGCAGGTCGCCCAGAACGACGACCGCCGCATGGCTCAGGTCGTCCCGCGAGCGGGCGCTCCTGAAAGCTTCGCCGATCTGACAGAGCAATTGCAGCCGGCAGTGGTCAATATTTCCACCCGCCAGCGCGTCGAAGTGCAGGCAAATCCCTTCGCCGGATCGCCCCTCGCCGAACTGTTCAATCGTCGCCGGGGACAACAGGGCCAGCAGCGCGGCGAGCCGCAAATTCGTGAAGGTCAGTCGCTCGGCAGCGGGTTCTTCATCTCTGCCGACGGTTACGTGGTGACCAACAACCACGTCGTCAGCCCGGCGCGTAACGGTACGGTGACCGAAATTACCGTGACTCTCCCCGACGGGACCGAATACGAAGCGGAATTGGTTGGGTCCGACAGCCAGTCCGATCTCGCGGTGTTGAAAGTGACCGGGAACGGTGCTTTTCCGTTCGTCACATTCGGCGATTCCGCACAGGCTCGCGTCGGTGACTGGGTTATCGCGATCGGCAACCCGTTCGGCCTGGGTGGTACGGTGACCAGCGGGATCGTATCTTCCGTCCTTCGCAATACCGGTGACGGCGCATATCAGCGGTACATCCAGACCGACGCCAGCATAAACCGTGGTAATTCCGGCGGACCATTGTTCGACATGCAAGGCAATGTAATCGGCATCAACAACGCGATCTTCTCACCATCGGGTGGCAGCGTCGGTATCGGTTTCGCCATCCCATCGGAAGTGGCCGCACCGATTGTGTCGAAACTGCGTGCAGGCGAGGAGATTTCGCGCGGCTATCTCGGTATCGAGTTTGCCCAGATCAATGATGATCTGGCCGACTCGCTCGGTCTGGAAGAAAAGGGCGGTGCGTTCATTCAGAACGTCATCGATGATGGGCCAGCATCGAGGGCAGGCTTGCGTGAAGGTGATGTGATTGTTGCCGTCGGCGGCGAGCCGGTTACGAATGACGAACCGCTCGGTTATCTGGTGGCGAATATCGCGCCCGGTCAGACCGCTCCGATGACTATCATCCGCAACGGCGACCGCCGCAGGATCAATGTCACTATCGGGAAGCGCCCATCCGAAGAGGAAATGCGCCAGTCCCAGATGTTCGGTCAGGACGACGAGGACAATGCCATGCCTCAGCCAGAGGCTGACGACGCGGTGCAGGAGTCGCTCGGACTGAACCTGGTTCCCCTGACACCACAAATTGCCCGCCAACTTGGGGTCGATACCGATATGCAGGGTTTGGCCATCGCGTCGGTCAATCCCAATTCGGACGCGGCGCGTAAAGGTTTGCAGCGCCGCGATATCATCCTGTCGGCCAATTACCGGGATGTAGCGACCGTCACCGATCTGGAGTCCGTCGTGGCTGCGGCCAAGAAAGATGGACGTGAAGCCGTACTGCTTCGTATCCGGCGTACCAACGGACAACGCGTCTATGTACCGGTGCGTCTGCGCTAG
- the hflC gene encoding protease modulator HflC, translating into MENLWNSYKLPIIAAIVLAMIALSSIVVVPETQQAVVIRTGEPVRVANRFEPDQNFGDTGAGIVGRIPLIERVQMVDKRVLNLAMENEQVLSNDQQRLQVDAYARFRIIDPVLMVETAGDTEGVRNQLEPILNSVLRQELGRRTFAAMLTAERGNAMRNIRDNLDKEARQYGAQVIDVRVKRTDLPEGTPLQSAFNRMRTDREREARTIRATGGRNARIIRADADAEAARMYAESYGKDPGFYDFYRAMQSYDATFAKGAEGESSIIMSPDNEYLRQFRGSR; encoded by the coding sequence ATGGAAAACCTCTGGAATTCCTACAAGCTGCCGATCATTGCCGCCATCGTGCTGGCCATGATTGCGCTTTCCAGCATCGTGGTCGTGCCCGAGACGCAGCAGGCCGTGGTCATCCGCACAGGTGAGCCGGTACGTGTGGCCAACCGGTTTGAACCGGACCAGAACTTCGGCGACACAGGCGCTGGCATCGTGGGGCGTATCCCGCTGATCGAACGCGTTCAGATGGTGGACAAACGCGTTCTGAACCTGGCGATGGAAAACGAACAGGTCTTGTCGAACGACCAGCAGCGTTTGCAGGTCGACGCCTATGCCCGCTTCCGCATCATTGATCCTGTGCTGATGGTGGAAACCGCAGGCGATACCGAAGGCGTGCGCAACCAGCTGGAACCGATCCTGAACTCCGTGCTGCGGCAGGAACTCGGCCGGCGCACCTTTGCCGCCATGCTAACGGCCGAGCGCGGCAATGCCATGCGCAATATTCGCGACAATCTTGACAAGGAAGCCCGCCAGTACGGTGCGCAGGTCATCGACGTGCGAGTGAAGCGCACCGACCTTCCCGAAGGCACGCCGCTGCAATCCGCCTTCAACCGGATGCGTACTGACCGTGAGCGCGAGGCTCGCACCATACGTGCGACCGGTGGCCGCAACGCCCGGATTATTCGCGCGGATGCCGATGCGGAAGCGGCGCGCATGTATGCCGAAAGCTATGGGAAGGATCCCGGCTTCTACGACTTCTACCGCGCCATGCAGAGTTACGATGCGACTTTCGCCAAAGGCGCGGAAGGCGAATCTAGCATCATCATGTCGCCCGACAACGAGTATCTGCGCCAGTTCCGGGGAAGTCGCTAA
- the hflK gene encoding protease modulator HflK: protein MNIMGGFQKRFGLAMAGKNPWGGGKSGGSSGSGSDSDSGGGDTGGGNAGSGDTGGGPRNPWLPGGGKGSDGTPPRRSASIEDIFKNRGPEGPRRGAPGGGSGGGTGFRMPERPGGKSWFPLAIGAIAIVFLGMTMAHQIGPKEKGVVTTFGAYSRTLDPGLKFTFPWPFQSVNVVPVSTIRSERIPDNGQQKLILTGDQNLVDLSYIIRWNIKDLKQFQFQLASPEDTIREVAEAAMRASVAEKTLDDTFSGAGRAEIEARVRTRMQAILDAYRSGVAVQGVEIDKTDPPAEVNEAFKDVSVAEQDANAAINTARGTAQQILQTAQGETGAFDRVYEEYRRAPEVTRRRLYYETMERVLSQTDKTIVETDGVQTYLPLPEIQKRTQAGRNAAAAATPAPATTEGSR, encoded by the coding sequence ATGAACATTATGGGCGGGTTTCAGAAGCGTTTCGGCCTTGCGATGGCAGGCAAGAATCCTTGGGGTGGCGGTAAATCGGGTGGTTCATCCGGTAGCGGCTCTGACAGCGATTCCGGTGGCGGAGATACAGGCGGCGGGAATGCTGGCAGCGGCGATACGGGCGGCGGCCCGCGCAACCCGTGGCTTCCCGGCGGCGGCAAGGGGTCGGATGGCACCCCGCCGCGTCGCAGCGCAAGTATCGAAGACATTTTCAAGAACCGCGGGCCCGAAGGTCCACGCCGCGGCGCGCCTGGTGGCGGGTCCGGCGGTGGTACAGGCTTCCGGATGCCCGAACGGCCCGGCGGGAAGAGCTGGTTTCCGCTGGCTATCGGCGCGATTGCCATTGTCTTCCTCGGCATGACCATGGCGCATCAGATCGGGCCGAAGGAAAAAGGCGTGGTCACCACGTTCGGTGCCTACAGCCGGACTCTCGATCCAGGTTTGAAGTTTACCTTCCCATGGCCATTCCAGTCGGTGAACGTGGTTCCCGTCAGCACCATCCGGTCGGAACGAATCCCCGATAATGGTCAGCAAAAGCTCATCTTGACCGGTGACCAGAACCTGGTCGATCTTTCCTACATCATTCGTTGGAATATCAAGGACCTGAAGCAGTTCCAGTTCCAGCTCGCCAGCCCCGAAGACACGATCCGCGAAGTGGCCGAGGCGGCGATGCGCGCTTCGGTCGCGGAAAAGACGCTGGACGACACATTCTCCGGTGCAGGCCGCGCAGAAATTGAGGCCCGGGTTCGGACGCGTATGCAGGCCATCCTCGACGCCTATCGCAGCGGTGTGGCCGTGCAGGGTGTGGAGATCGACAAGACCGATCCACCCGCCGAAGTGAACGAGGCGTTCAAGGACGTATCGGTGGCGGAACAGGACGCCAACGCCGCCATAAACACTGCGCGCGGTACAGCGCAGCAGATCCTTCAAACGGCGCAGGGTGAGACCGGCGCGTTCGATCGGGTCTACGAAGAGTATCGCCGCGCGCCCGAGGTTACTCGCCGCCGGCTCTATTACGAAACCATGGAACGTGTGCTGAGCCAGACGGACAAAACCATCGTCGAAACCGATGGGGTACAGACTTACCTGCCACTGCCGGAAATCCAGAAGCGTACGCAGGCGGGGCGTAATGCGGCCGCAGCCGCCACCCCGGCACCCGCGACTACCGAAGGGAGCCGCTGA
- a CDS encoding Mrp/NBP35 family ATP-binding protein, giving the protein MTAPTDREPDTAAEPAGDSRSLTDRLPSELAGRVQSARLAGGVATIVFDASGVAADKRGQLETAIRDMLGEVDGVAEVRVAMTADRAPDASSDETAVPAAAKPKRTMIAIGSGKGGVGKSTLTSNLAVALARRGVKVGVVDADIYGPSQPTLLATKDAKPVARGKQLQPVTSPHGVTLLSMGHLVAADKAIAWRGPMAGNALAQLIEADWGEAELLLVDLPPGTGDVQLSMLQRFKPDGAVIVSTPQDLALIDAKRAMQLFETGGVPMLGMVENMAGYECPHCHEISDPFGRGGAEDAARESGLDMLGRVPLAIEIREAGDAGVPPALSDGPQGLAFAAIADALAAKLGLEPVRETAP; this is encoded by the coding sequence ATGACCGCACCGACCGACCGTGAGCCAGACACTGCCGCCGAACCGGCTGGCGACAGCCGATCCCTGACCGACCGCTTGCCGTCCGAACTGGCCGGGCGCGTCCAGTCGGCGCGGCTTGCAGGCGGCGTCGCCACCATCGTTTTCGACGCAAGCGGCGTTGCGGCAGACAAGCGCGGCCAGCTGGAGACCGCGATCCGCGACATGCTGGGCGAGGTGGACGGCGTGGCCGAAGTGCGCGTGGCCATGACGGCGGACCGTGCGCCGGATGCTTCTTCTGACGAGACGGCGGTTCCGGCTGCGGCGAAACCCAAACGCACCATGATCGCAATCGGTTCTGGTAAGGGCGGCGTGGGCAAATCGACGCTGACCAGCAATCTGGCTGTGGCGCTGGCGAGGCGCGGCGTGAAAGTGGGCGTGGTCGATGCCGATATTTATGGGCCCAGCCAGCCGACCTTGCTGGCAACGAAGGACGCAAAACCGGTGGCCAGGGGCAAGCAATTGCAGCCCGTCACCAGTCCGCACGGTGTGACGCTACTGTCGATGGGTCACCTGGTCGCCGCCGACAAGGCAATCGCTTGGCGCGGCCCGATGGCAGGCAATGCGCTGGCGCAATTGATCGAAGCCGACTGGGGCGAGGCCGAGCTGTTATTGGTCGACCTGCCGCCCGGCACTGGCGATGTGCAGCTTTCCATGCTGCAACGCTTCAAACCGGATGGCGCGGTGATCGTCTCGACCCCGCAGGACCTCGCCTTGATCGACGCGAAACGCGCGATGCAGCTGTTCGAAACAGGCGGCGTGCCGATGCTGGGCATGGTAGAGAATATGGCTGGTTACGAATGCCCGCATTGCCACGAGATCAGCGACCCGTTCGGGCGCGGCGGAGCGGAAGATGCGGCGCGCGAAAGCGGGCTCGACATGCTGGGCCGCGTACCGCTGGCGATCGAAATACGCGAGGCTGGCGATGCCGGCGTGCCGCCCGCCCTCAGTGACGGACCGCAGGGCCTGGCCTTCGCTGCCATTGCCGATGCGCTGGCGGCGAAGCTGGGCCTGGAACCTGTCCGGGAAACCGCCCCCTAA